CATGCCATTTCATCCACAGACATCTCAGCAAATGACTTGGGGCTCAGCTGGCCACAGAGCAAGTTTTGACGTAAGTGAGGAGTTCTGGGGTTTTTTAAATTAGCAATTTTACTTCTTATGCAAGCTTTatactttttatcattatttccatgaaggttaaaaatattttgttcaatCTTTATTGACATCTCTTGAATGTTTGTGACATCAGCCTCTTCAGAAGTAATAGCCTGGAAGATCAACTCAGCGCACTTAGATCGTAATAggctattttcatatttcatagtaGGGACATCATTAATAGTAGGTAGAGCTTCTGCGGGAATTATAGCTTGCGACATCAACTCAATGTGATGAGAAGTAGAAACCACActatcttttaaaatgttttcaactgGCTGTTTATTCTCTTCATCTTTAACTCCAGTACACAACATTTTCTCAGGATGGAAACACCTCTGCTCAGAAGTGAAACAAACCTCATCATGATGATGAACAAGAGAGCAAACCGAGCTGCCAATGTTATGAATGATGTCCCTCGATCCACTGTTGGATGATTTTTCtacagtatttgtgtgtgtgtcttgcatgCCATTTCCCTTAACACagaaattcttttcattttggtaAGATATCTGGTGTAAAGTGTTGTTAAAGAGTTTTTTC
Above is a window of Polypterus senegalus isolate Bchr_013 chromosome 2, ASM1683550v1, whole genome shotgun sequence DNA encoding:
- the rab9a gene encoding ras-related protein Rab-9A isoform X1; translation: MPDTKEIANLAYSIEKQLVENNPNNILLLLEDLETAHLTLAQLQETNIVKALYHVLRTCTDVPLKRKAKSLLSKWKKLFNNTLHQISYQNEKNFCVKGNGMQDTHTNTVEKSSNSGSRDIIHNIGSSVCSLVHHHDEVCFTSEQRCFHPEKMLCTGVKDEENKQPVENILKDSVVSTSHHIELMSQAIIPAEALPTINDVPTMKYENSLLRSKCAELIFQAITSEEADVTNIQEMSIKIEQNIFNLHGNNDKKYKACIRSKIANLKNPRTPHLRQNLLCGQLSPKSFAEMSVDEMACDKLKQLRATYTKHGINEHQIPQGVEGTRTNKVKCRRCENFDCSVTVINRGTLFLPSWVKTGNPDEQMMTFVTCNKCGEKWYNNGWICL